The window CGGTAAAACGCACTTGGGAACAAAGCATGTTTTCTCATTTGCATGGCTTTGCACCAAACCAACTGAAGATGTTCAGTTTCAAATGTACACTACGAGTACCGTAATTCCTTGTGTATAATACACTCGAGTATGATACCCAAAAATCGCACTTCCGCAGCTGGCTTTTTCTTCCACCTACGTATAATACACATCAGAGAATTGCTGGTATGGTATATGTCGCATATTGTCAGATGCCGTACTGCTACAAGAGTTACGGCAGTGTTACAAAAGGTGTGTTAAGTGAATATGGACATGTCTagtaagcatccatccatccatccatccatttccaatgCCGCCTATACTGTTCTGCAGTTGAAATCAAAGCCCCATTGGCAGTTGTGATACTCAAACATTATTGGACACAACAGTGAACACTTTGCGCTGCTCCCCTCTTTCCTTACCCTCACTGGTGAGCCGCCAGTTCCATGGTTCTGTTGGCAGTGTTGGCAAAGTAAATTTTACAAGCGagctagttcaaagttcaattcacaaattttaaaatgaactagTTGAGTTTGtaatttcaacattttgaagtaagttcactttccaaaaacaaactacttcacagttttgttttgtattccaGATGTTGCTGCAAGCTATTACTtgcatttccccattgttgccaacAAAGGTCCGGAAGTATCTATTTATTGTGAAATATATTAAATTTCCCTAGTTGTTGTATCTACAGCTGCTTGAAATTGGATTAATTCAATACAAttcaaatttattattttatttatatagcacttttcatgtaaaaaaaaatgcaacttaaaGTGCCTCACAGTGGTGACAATAGACAAATAGGAAATATACAAAAACCTACTCCTCCCATCCCCACATGTAAATGCACCCATACGAAGACACTCAcccgcatgcacacacaaacaaagcacTTTTTCACCAATAGTAATTCAaaaaccttttggcatttattattgtcaagtaacacagaactaaaagaaaatgtgatagGTAGCCTACAATTGTGCtcttaagtttacataccctggcagattTTTTGAAATACTGGCTTCATAAAAtatagtgaggaaaagcggttcagaagatggatggatggatggatggatggatggatggatggatggatggataaatatatatctccatccatcttctgaaccacacacacacacgtatatttgtgtgtatacgtgtgtgtgtgtatatatatatatggtatatatatatatatatatatatgtgtgtgtgtgtgtgtgtgtgtgtgtctgtatatatatatatgtgtgtgtctgtatatatatatgtgtgtgtgtgtgtgtgtgtatatatatgtatatatatgtatatgtatgtatatacatacatatatatatgtatgtgtaaaaaatgtgtgtgtgtatatatatatatgtgtgtgtgtgtgtatatatatatatatatatatatatatatatatacatatgtgtatatatatgtatatgtgtgtatgtgtatatatatgtgtgtgtgtgtatatatatatgtatatatgtgtatgtgtatatgtatgtgtatatatatatattgtatgtatgtatatatatatatatatatatatatatatatatatatatattgtgtgtgtgtgtgtatatggacATGCATGTATATATGTTAAGCAATAGGGGTAGTTGTATAATACGCACTGTcgattttgcattttatttttttattttatttttttttatacatttgttttatacatGAGAAATCATGGTACATTGAGTAACAAGCTTATTTGTGGCACAAATTAAAATCATTAGTCATGGTGCCACTGTACATGAAATTTTTTCTACAGTGCTCATTTGAATTTTAACAAGTGTACTTTTGTAGTAGCATCTTCAGTTTTATACCCTCCATGATGCTTCTTATGATACCACTGACTTGCCTTAAACAGCTTAAAGAGGAACTACACACTGCTACCATTCAGGGTGGTCAATCAGACGCTTTAGATCACATACCATCCATTTGTGTTACATTTATCAGTTATTTCTTCGTGTGAATTTTTACTATAtcaacagcatttaaaaaatgagccaATGCTTCTAAAAGCAAGTGTGTGTAGTCTCTCTTTTACAGACTTTCCATAATTCTCTGGAAAAAATTAAGTAATTTTCTGTGGGGAGAAAAATCTGCATGTCAACACTTaccagtatatatattttcttattcaaTAGTTTTTCCTCTTTATCCTCATTGTACAGCCAAAAACAGTTTTGTACGTTACTTGTAGTATGTGGTGCATTGACTGAGGTAACTGGTGCTGCTGTATTGACACCACACAGATGTTCTGCTTATCGTCGAAAGTTTATTGCCGTCTTCTCCCTGCCTTCTCTTACATCTCTCGTGCTTCCCCATGGTCCTCCTTCCTCTATGCGGTTCTCTGAATCAACCAGGAGCTTAACCTTGTCTTCCGCTGTCGCTCTTTTACTGAAGGTTACTCTTGAAAATGGTGTCTCCGTTTGGCGTCCTATTACAGTCTGCTCTTCATGATTTCTCAGGAAGGTCAGAGGAGACTCAGTTGAGAAGTAGTGGAAAGGAAGAGGTGGATCAAGAACAACGTCGAGAAGTGTTTGAGGAAGACCAGACGAGTCACCTGAGCGCCAATAGGCTCTCTAATACTGATGAGCCGTCAAGGCCCATTAAAGAAAACGACTGTGGCCTTAGCCAGGGCTTGCAGATTGAACTGCCAGTCACAAAAGCCAGGGATGAAATAGGTCTCAGTGCTATAATTCATGGAAATGCAACAAGTCCTCCTGAAACCCTTCCACGATTCAACTCTGATTTGGAGACAGGCACACAAATAAATGATGGTGACATTGAAGAAAATTCTAATGACATTATTGAAAAGCCAAACAAACACGATACCAATGAGGACATAAATTTGATTAAATTAGAACCAATTGTACAAGCTGTCAAAGACTCAGAATCTCGTCCCCAAGAAGAAGATATAGAAGATAACGAAACAAGTTGCCAAGTAGATGTTAATGAGTCTGAATCATGTCCCGAGGAGGAAACCAATGAGATTGATTTATGTACCCAAGTGAATATCAAAGATTCTGAATCTTGTCCCCAAGAAGATATAAAAGATTCTGAATCATGTCCCAAAGAAGATCTAACAGATTCTCAACCATGTCCCAATGTCGAGGGAGCCCAAGATCCAGAAACCTGTCTCCAAGATGTCAAAGATTTTGAATCACATCCCCAGGAAGAAGACATAAAAGATCAAGAATTATGTTGCGAAGTGGCTGCCAAAGATTCTGCATCATGCCCTCAAGAAGCTAGACAAGATTCAAAATCCTATGCCCAAGTAGATGTCAAAGAATTTGAATCATGTCCTCAAGAAGATAACCTAAAAGATCCAGAATCATGTCCACAAGTAGATGTGAAAGATTGTGAATTGCTTCCTCAAGATAGCGTACAAGATTTAGATTTATGTCCCCAAGTAGATGTCAAAGATTCAGAATCTTGTCCCCAAGAAGATATAAAAGATTCTGAATCACATCCCCAAGTAGAAGACAAAAAAGATCCAGAATCTTGTCTCCAAGTAGGGGTCAAAGATTTTGAATCACATCCCCAAGACATAATAGCTCCAGAATTATGTCACCAATTGGAAGCCAAAGATTCTGAATCATGCCCTCTAGAATATACACAAAATTCTAAATCCTATCACCAAGTAGATGAAGTCAAAGATTTGGAATTGTATCCCCAAAAACAACTAACAAATCCAGAATCTTATCCCAAAGTAGATGTGAAAGCTAATGAATTATGTCCTCAAGAAGGCATACAAAATTTTGACTTGTGTCTCAAAGTAGAAGATTTCAAAGATTTGGAATTGTATCCCCCAAAAGACCTAAAAAATTCTGAATCATATCCCGAAGTAGATATGAAAGATACTGATTTATGTACTCAAGAAGGCATACAAGATTTTGACTTGTGTCTCCAAGTAGATGTAAAAGATTCTGAATCGCATCCCCAAGAAGACATAAAAGATCCAGAATCATGTGCCCAAGAAGGCCTAAAAAATTCTGAATCGTGTGCCCAAGTGAAAGATAGAAAAAATTCTGACTCATGTAGCCAAGAAGAAGATATAAACGATTCCAAATCATGTCCCCAAGTACTAGTTGTCAAAGATTCTGAACCTTGTCCGCAAGCAGTAGATCCTGAGCCCAACACGGAATTGCAGCATGAAACTGCTGAGGCAAGCAGCGACGAGGCAGAAAAAATCTTAACCAAGCCTCCTACGagtgctaaaaagaaaaaaagaaagaggagagGCAAAAAGAAAGGAGGCTTCCTTGAGGAACAAACTCAACATAGGGACAAAAAGGAAGAAACTGTGACAAATCAAGAAAACATTCAGATAGCAGGCAGAGGTGTAGCTTTAGGAAACAATGGGTCTGCTGCAGAATGTGGCACTGATGGTCACACCATTGAATGCCTCATAGAATCAACTGCAGGTCAAGTAGATGTAGCTGAACAGGTGGAACATGCAGAAACCTCAAATGTTCAAAATTCCAAAGAATCCCAGCTGGATCAAATGTTCAATACGGATGagcaaaacatacaaaattTAGGATCTGGAAAAGTACAGATAGATGAACCGGAAGCATTTATTCAGACTTTTTCTCTCACTTTACCACTCATTCAGACAGAAACGgatcaaaatacaaataaacgaAAACAAAGTTTGGAATCTCTGGAAGTCCAGGAAGGATGTATTAAGTGTTCTGAGTCAGAGGTCGTTCACAGTGGAGTTAATCGTATTTTTAACTCTGAAAGTCGTGACAAAGACTCCAGTTTAGATTACACCACTAACGTACCGATTCCAAGCCAAGGTGACACAAGTCCATCAGGTGTTGTCCATAATGAAGGTGAAATAAGTTGTGAAACTACAAACTGTAATAAAGACTCTGTACCCAGGTTAGATGTCGAAAGTCATGGTCAAATTCCTCATGTTGAGCCTTCTGAATGTCAGAATCATGTATCTGTGATGTTTACCCATGACATTGGTGACAGCCTCCAAGACCCAGAATGGTCACCGTCTGAGCCGACCGCTGCCGTGAATTCTGACACCATCATCAAGGTTTCTGAGAACGTTCTCGAAAAGGAAACTTTTACAAACCAAGAGCATGAGGAGCCAGAAGTAGAGAATGTGGACAGGTCTAGAAAGGAATGTAAAGAATTGTTCAATTTAGTCAAGCTGGAGAACTCCTCCTGTGACCTCGACAGGGAGCAGATCCTCGTAGAGACTCAGCTGGAACATGTTGCTGAAATAGAGAAATTGATGCATGAAGATCAGGTTGTTGAAGCTGCCTCAGACACAAAGGTGCAGACATCAGAGTCTGAGGAAGCAAGATGTGAGGTCAGTAATGACGAATTAGCCCCTGCAGAGAAACCCATGGAGCATGAAAGCAGTCAAGGTGTCCAGAAAAATGAAGTGATCACTGGTCTAGGCACCTACCTACACGACAGTGGGGAAGAttttgatgatgaagatgagaaAGGACAGTCCTTTGATTTTGATGACATGGATATAGACGCAGCCATGGAGACACAGTCTGATGAAAATCTGGAGCAGCGGGAAGTTGAGGCTGGTTTTGAAGAAGTCCGATCAGATGAACACAATGCCGATATTAACAGTAATATTGAAAGTCCAAAAGATAGAGAGGTGTGTACACATGTAGCCACACCAGAAAATCCAGAGCAGCTGCACGTTGAGGTACCTGTTGAAGAAGTCCTTTCAGGTGAACACAATACCATTAATAACAGTAATATTGAAAACTCGCAGGATAAAGAGGTGTGTACCCATGTAGCCACACCAGATAACGGGTTTAAACATAATTTGGTTGACGTGGAATCCTCACCTGAACTGTTGAGAACTGTTGACGACAAAGAGCCTTCCAACACTGGAGTTGCAGAAACcacagacaaagacaaaatcCCCCCTCGAGCTACGTCTTTACCGGTAGAAGAACCATTGGATGCCGTTGAGAAACCGATAGACTTAAATGCAACCCACAGCAACAGAGAGATGCCACTCTCTGGAAAagatgggaagaaaaatggaaaagatgGGAAGAAAGGCAAAAGCAAGGGCAAGGATGACTGCAAGATGACTTAGGGCTTAGATTTCTAACGCAACATGCAgtgtttttcgtttgtttgtttgtttttgttttttttctgttcaggcAGGAAACCAGACAGCACTTTTTTCCTGACTTAATTGAGATCTAGTTTATCAATGGACATGATAAAACCTTGTTTAAGTTGTACATGCCAAAAAAAGAGGAATTAGAATGCAAATTGCAAGCTTTTTCAACAATGGTGTTACATATTGCACCACTTTTTGATGAGTGACGTTTTGGGTTCAAAAGTGAAAGTATGTTTTCTGCTTCTCCAGACGCAGCTCCTTAATAGCTCATGTAGTCCACtttgctttgtgtttgtgtaaagtgctagtGCGCATAATTGTTTGCCCATGTGTAATGTCACGTCAGTTTGTGTTGGTGTCTTATTTATGTTATGAtagctaatactattgatgagcctcatgtgaaggtggtttatTTGAGTTGAATAAAGTAACTAATGAATACAGTTGTTTATGTACCATGGGTTCATGAGTGTACATGCTAGCTTCATGAAGTGAATGCTAGTATATGAAGATCTTTGTTTCAAGTGCTTTGCCATCATCTTTGGACACCTACACACAATTACGAACCCCTTCTGGGAGGAGGGCATCATTTATTTGCAGATTGTCATCATTACAgtagggctcggtccctatcccccgcgaatagcgAGGATCACTGTATTAGGGGCTTTCCCACCACAGGAACTTCCCTAGCCACCCTAGAAGCTTGAGTTCCCCCTGTGTTCCCACCgaaaaaaaactaccagggtACGGATGGTCCCCCCTGGATTATTTCGTTCCCCCTGGCGGGTAGGATCATCCGAGAGCTACCAGGCTGTGCTGACAAACGCTGgttggttgacagacctctgttTACTTTTTAATTCTTGGAGCCGCCATTATGCGGTGTTACGCAGGCAAGAAATGAGAGGATTGAagtacattgaaaagcaaaacttccaAATCACTGATCTTTACATTTTCGCACTGAGCCGCACTTAGTGGACAAGGAGTAGGCTAGACAAACTCTGTGCTCGCCGAGCTTACTCGGCGACAAGTCGCGCTGGTGGACTCTCTGGCGGATTCTGCCGCTGGAAGGTCACCACCACAGGCTCAGGAGCGGTATCCGCCACCGCCCCGTCGGCAAGGTCCACCGCTGGCCGACTCGGTCCCGCTAAGGAGCGGAGGTCCGAGCCCAAGTGGGTGTCTGCATCTgtctatagatgtgatttattgttctcaaaatTGTAGTGGAACTGTGTGAGGCTTCAGTAAATGgaatatattctaatttattgatatGTATCTGTATATATTAAAACTCCCTACCTCAAAGACCATCTCAGCCAGGTTGGccttgcaaatgagaatcagttctcaattgcctcacctggataaaggttaggttttaaaggtatcaaaaatatttgaaatttagattGCTGTATAATAAGACATTAACgtgaaagcttgaaataccagcattttTTAGATCCAAAAGGTCTCAGTATTGAGCAACATCAGCATCATTTGCTTAAAGTACCCTGGACTAATTAGTgcaatggaaacacaaacacatgggTCACAGGAACCTTTTtctaccaggaactcaaagttcctgggctagttggtggaaaagcccccattgttttttttttttgtttttttttgtgagtgtgcTGTAGTGCATTGTCCTGTGTGCCCTCTCCTGAGTTTGTATGCATGTTAACTGACCTCCCTCACGC is drawn from Phycodurus eques isolate BA_2022a chromosome 12, UOR_Pequ_1.1, whole genome shotgun sequence and contains these coding sequences:
- the LOC133410820 gene encoding myosin-2 heavy chain-like isoform X2; this translates as MGTQGTGRKRNSNKERSTAEDDALNLIAREAEARLAAKRAARAEAREIRMRELERQQKEIFQVQKKYYGLNSKSDDRSDSKWGDIEQWMEDSERYSRPSQTHMLSDDDERMSVGSRGSVRGSSLLSHKSKKKKKHKHKEKDRNGHDDEYSVLSSRVDDRDYVEKGSRAASALTATTLTSLGGTSSRRGSVETAITVDAETATREIKEIHELKDQIQDVESKYTHNLKEVKDALTEVEEKYRKAMVSNAQLDNEKNNLMYQVDTLKDSLIELEELLCESRREYEEKVKDFEREKHAHSVLQFQFNEMKDTLKQSEELLNEIRQLRMKQEGFAREISDLQETVEWKDKKIGALERQKEYTDAIRTERDELREEVVKLKDILKKHGIVLGPDLSINGDAGETETDVTTSGDAAPQPTQGSPTSPPEGNNMLGRSEETQLRSSGKEEVDQEQRREVFEEDQTSHLSANRLSNTDEPSRPIKENDCGLSQGLQIELPVTKARDEIGLSAIIHGNATSPPETLPRFNSDLETGTQINDGDIEENSNDIIEKPNKHDTNEDINLIKLEPIVQAVKDSESRPQEEDIEDNETSCQVDVNESESCPEEETNEIDLCTQVNIKDSESCPQEDIKDSESCPKEDLTDSQPCPNVEGAQDPETCLQDVKDFESHPQEEDIKDQELCCEVAAKDSASCPQEARQDSKSYAQVDVKEFESCPQEDNLKDPESCPQVDVKDCELLPQDSVQDLDLCPQVDVKDSESCPQEDIKDSESHPQVEDKKDPESCLQVGVKDFESHPQDIIAPELCHQLEAKDSESCPLEYTQNSKSYHQVDEVKDLELYPQKQLTNPESYPKVDVKANELCPQEGIQNFDLCLKVEDFKDLELYPPKDLKNSESYPEVDMKDTDLCTQEGIQDFDLCLQVDVKDSESHPQEDIKDPESCAQEGLKNSESCAQVKDRKNSDSCSQEEDINDSKSCPQVLVVKDSEPCPQAVDPEPNTELQHETAEASSDEAEKILTKPPTSAKKKKRKRRGKKKGGFLEEQTQHRDKKEETVTNQENIQIAGRGVALGNNGSAAECGTDGHTIECLIESTAGQVDVAEQVEHAETSNVQNSKESQLDQMFNTDEQNIQNLGSGKVQIDEPEAFIQTFSLTLPLIQTETDQNTNKRKQSLESLEVQEGCIKCSESEVVHSGVNRIFNSESRDKDSSLDYTTNVPIPSQGDTSPSGVVHNEGEISCETTNCNKDSVPRLDVESHGQIPHVEPSECQNHVSVMFTHDIGDSLQDPEWSPSEPTAAVNSDTIIKVSENVLEKETFTNQEHEEPEVENVDRSRKECKELFNLVKLENSSCDLDREQILVETQLEHVAEIEKLMHEDQVVEAASDTKVQTSESEEARCEVSNDELAPAEKPMEHESSQGVQKNEVITGLGTYLHDSGEDFDDEDEKGQSFDFDDMDIDAAMETQSDENLEQREVEAGFEEVRSDEHNADINSNIESPKDREVCTHVATPENPEQLHVEVPVEEVLSGEHNTINNSNIENSQDKEVCTHVATPDNGFKHNLVDVESSPELLRTVDDKEPSNTGVAETTDKDKIPPRATSLPVEEPLDAVEKPIDLNATHSNREMPLSGKDGKKNGKDGKKGKSKGKDDCKMT
- the LOC133410820 gene encoding myosin-2 heavy chain-like isoform X6; amino-acid sequence: MGTQGTGRKRNSNKERSTAEDDALNLIAREAEARLAAKRAARAEAREIRMRELERQQKEIFQVQKKYYGLNSKSDDRSDSKWGDIEQWMEDSERYSRPSQTHMLSDDDERMSVGSRGSVRVDDRDYVEKGSRAASALTATTLTSLGGTSSRRGSVETAITVDAETATREIKEIHELKDQIQDVESKYTHNLKEVKDALTEVEEKYRKAMVSNAQLDNEKNNLMYQVDTLKDSLIELEELLCESRREYEEKVKDFEREKHAHSVLQFQFNEMKDTLKQSEELLNEIRQLRMKQEGFAREISDLQETVEWKDKKIGALERQKEYTDAIRTERDELREEVVKLKDILKKHGIVLGPDLSINGDAGETETDVTTSGDAAPQPTQGSPTSPPEGNNMLGRSEETQLRSSGKEEVDQEQRREVFEEDQTSHLSANRLSNTDEPSRPIKENDCGLSQGLQIELPVTKARDEIGLSAIIHGNATSPPETLPRFNSDLETGTQINDGDIEENSNDIIEKPNKHDTNEDINLIKLEPIVQAVKDSESRPQEEDIEDNETSCQVDVNESESCPEEETNEIDLCTQVNIKDSESCPQEDIKDSESCPKEDLTDSQPCPNVEGAQDPETCLQDVKDFESHPQEEDIKDQELCCEVAAKDSASCPQEARQDSKSYAQVDVKEFESCPQEDNLKDPESCPQVDVKDCELLPQDSVQDLDLCPQVDVKDSESCPQEDIKDSESHPQVEDKKDPESCLQVGVKDFESHPQDIIAPELCHQLEAKDSESCPLEYTQNSKSYHQVDEVKDLELYPQKQLTNPESYPKVDVKANELCPQEGIQNFDLCLKVEDFKDLELYPPKDLKNSESYPEVDMKDTDLCTQEGIQDFDLCLQVDVKDSESHPQEDIKDPESCAQEGLKNSESCAQVKDRKNSDSCSQEEDINDSKSCPQVLVVKDSEPCPQAVDPEPNTELQHETAEASSDEAEKILTKPPTSAKKKKRKRRGKKKGGFLEEQTQHRDKKEETVTNQENIQIAGRGVALGNNGSAAECGTDGHTIECLIESTAGQVDVAEQVEHAETSNVQNSKESQLDQMFNTDEQNIQNLGSGKVQIDEPEAFIQTFSLTLPLIQTETDQNTNKRKQSLESLEVQEGCIKCSESEVVHSGVNRIFNSESRDKDSSLDYTTNVPIPSQGDTSPSGVVHNEGEISCETTNCNKDSVPRLDVESHGQIPHVEPSECQNHVSVMFTHDIGDSLQDPEWSPSEPTAAVNSDTIIKVSENVLEKETFTNQEHEEPEVENVDRSRKECKELFNLVKLENSSCDLDREQILVETQLEHVAEIEKLMHEDQVVEAASDTKVQTSESEEARCEVSNDELAPAEKPMEHESSQGVQKNEVITGLGTYLHDSGEDFDDEDEKGQSFDFDDMDIDAAMETQSDENLEQREVEAGFEEVRSDEHNADINSNIESPKDREVCTHVATPENPEQLHVEVPVEEVLSGEHNTINNSNIENSQDKEVCTHVATPDNGFKHNLVDVESSPELLRTVDDKEPSNTGVAETTDKDKIPPRATSLPVEEPLDAVEKPIDLNATHSNREMPLSGKDGKKNGKDGKKGKSKGKDDCKMT
- the LOC133410820 gene encoding myosin-2 heavy chain-like isoform X4, which produces MGTQGTGRKRNSNKERSTAEDDALNLIAREAEARLAAKRAARAEAREIRMRELERQQKEEDSERYSRPSQTHMLSDDDERMSVGSRGSVRSDLDAVYGAGGSSLLSHKSKKKKKHKHKEKDRNGHDDEYSVLSSRVDDRDYVEKGSRAASALTATTLTSLGGTSSRRGSVETAITVDAETATREIKEIHELKDQIQDVESKYTHNLKEVKDALTEVEEKYRKAMVSNAQLDNEKNNLMYQVDTLKDSLIELEELLCESRREYEEKVKDFEREKHAHSVLQFQFNEMKDTLKQSEELLNEIRQLRMKQEGFAREISDLQETVEWKDKKIGALERQKEYTDAIRTERDELREEVVKLKDILKKHGIVLGPDLSINGDAGETETDVTTSGDAAPQPTQGSPTSPPEGNNMLGRSEETQLRSSGKEEVDQEQRREVFEEDQTSHLSANRLSNTDEPSRPIKENDCGLSQGLQIELPVTKARDEIGLSAIIHGNATSPPETLPRFNSDLETGTQINDGDIEENSNDIIEKPNKHDTNEDINLIKLEPIVQAVKDSESRPQEEDIEDNETSCQVDVNESESCPEEETNEIDLCTQVNIKDSESCPQEDIKDSESCPKEDLTDSQPCPNVEGAQDPETCLQDVKDFESHPQEEDIKDQELCCEVAAKDSASCPQEARQDSKSYAQVDVKEFESCPQEDNLKDPESCPQVDVKDCELLPQDSVQDLDLCPQVDVKDSESCPQEDIKDSESHPQVEDKKDPESCLQVGVKDFESHPQDIIAPELCHQLEAKDSESCPLEYTQNSKSYHQVDEVKDLELYPQKQLTNPESYPKVDVKANELCPQEGIQNFDLCLKVEDFKDLELYPPKDLKNSESYPEVDMKDTDLCTQEGIQDFDLCLQVDVKDSESHPQEDIKDPESCAQEGLKNSESCAQVKDRKNSDSCSQEEDINDSKSCPQVLVVKDSEPCPQAVDPEPNTELQHETAEASSDEAEKILTKPPTSAKKKKRKRRGKKKGGFLEEQTQHRDKKEETVTNQENIQIAGRGVALGNNGSAAECGTDGHTIECLIESTAGQVDVAEQVEHAETSNVQNSKESQLDQMFNTDEQNIQNLGSGKVQIDEPEAFIQTFSLTLPLIQTETDQNTNKRKQSLESLEVQEGCIKCSESEVVHSGVNRIFNSESRDKDSSLDYTTNVPIPSQGDTSPSGVVHNEGEISCETTNCNKDSVPRLDVESHGQIPHVEPSECQNHVSVMFTHDIGDSLQDPEWSPSEPTAAVNSDTIIKVSENVLEKETFTNQEHEEPEVENVDRSRKECKELFNLVKLENSSCDLDREQILVETQLEHVAEIEKLMHEDQVVEAASDTKVQTSESEEARCEVSNDELAPAEKPMEHESSQGVQKNEVITGLGTYLHDSGEDFDDEDEKGQSFDFDDMDIDAAMETQSDENLEQREVEAGFEEVRSDEHNADINSNIESPKDREVCTHVATPENPEQLHVEVPVEEVLSGEHNTINNSNIENSQDKEVCTHVATPDNGFKHNLVDVESSPELLRTVDDKEPSNTGVAETTDKDKIPPRATSLPVEEPLDAVEKPIDLNATHSNREMPLSGKDGKKNGKDGKKGKSKGKDDCKMT
- the LOC133410820 gene encoding myosin-2 heavy chain-like isoform X12, translated to MGTQGTGRKRNSNKERSTAEDDALNLIAREAEARLAAKRAARAEAREIRMRELERQQKEEDSERYSRPSQTHMLSDDDERMSVGSRGSVRVDDRDYVEKGSRAASALTATTLTSLGGTSSRRGSVETAITVDAETATREIKEIHELKDQIQDVESKYTHNLKEVKDALTEVEEKYRKAMVSNAQLDNEKNNLMYQVDTLKDSLIELEELLCESRREYEEKVKDFEREKHAHSVLQFQFNEMKDTLKQSEELLNEIRQLRMKQEGFAREISDLQETVEWKDKKIGALERQKEYTDAIRTERDELREEVVKLKDILKKHGIVLGPDLSINGDAGETETDVTTSGDAAPQPTQGSPTSPPEGNNMLGRSEETQLRSSGKEEVDQEQRREVFEEDQTSHLSANRLSNTDEPSRPIKENDCGLSQGLQIELPVTKARDEIGLSAIIHGNATSPPETLPRFNSDLETGTQINDGDIEENSNDIIEKPNKHDTNEDINLIKLEPIVQAVKDSESRPQEEDIEDNETSCQVDVNESESCPEEETNEIDLCTQVNIKDSESCPQEDIKDSESCPKEDLTDSQPCPNVEGAQDPETCLQDVKDFESHPQEEDIKDQELCCEVAAKDSASCPQEARQDSKSYAQVDVKEFESCPQEDNLKDPESCPQVDVKDCELLPQDSVQDLDLCPQVDVKDSESCPQEDIKDSESHPQVEDKKDPESCLQVGVKDFESHPQDIIAPELCHQLEAKDSESCPLEYTQNSKSYHQVDEVKDLELYPQKQLTNPESYPKVDVKANELCPQEGIQNFDLCLKVEDFKDLELYPPKDLKNSESYPEVDMKDTDLCTQEGIQDFDLCLQVDVKDSESHPQEDIKDPESCAQEGLKNSESCAQVKDRKNSDSCSQEEDINDSKSCPQVLVVKDSEPCPQAVDPEPNTELQHETAEASSDEAEKILTKPPTSAKKKKRKRRGKKKGGFLEEQTQHRDKKEETVTNQENIQIAGRGVALGNNGSAAECGTDGHTIECLIESTAGQVDVAEQVEHAETSNVQNSKESQLDQMFNTDEQNIQNLGSGKVQIDEPEAFIQTFSLTLPLIQTETDQNTNKRKQSLESLEVQEGCIKCSESEVVHSGVNRIFNSESRDKDSSLDYTTNVPIPSQGDTSPSGVVHNEGEISCETTNCNKDSVPRLDVESHGQIPHVEPSECQNHVSVMFTHDIGDSLQDPEWSPSEPTAAVNSDTIIKVSENVLEKETFTNQEHEEPEVENVDRSRKECKELFNLVKLENSSCDLDREQILVETQLEHVAEIEKLMHEDQVVEAASDTKVQTSESEEARCEVSNDELAPAEKPMEHESSQGVQKNEVITGLGTYLHDSGEDFDDEDEKGQSFDFDDMDIDAAMETQSDENLEQREVEAGFEEVRSDEHNADINSNIESPKDREVCTHVATPENPEQLHVEVPVEEVLSGEHNTINNSNIENSQDKEVCTHVATPDNGFKHNLVDVESSPELLRTVDDKEPSNTGVAETTDKDKIPPRATSLPVEEPLDAVEKPIDLNATHSNREMPLSGKDGKKNGKDGKKGKSKGKDDCKMT